Proteins from a single region of Anaerolineae bacterium:
- a CDS encoding response regulator transcription factor: MKEDLVRLLLVDENAAVRRALVLRLSRAQDIQIIGATGSFEAAMTTLVEQHPDVLILESKRRDGGALKFCRQVLEMTLPPRIVILTSFPSEDERLSFAHLGINQYLLKDIDTEELIRVVRREAQQIRLRST, from the coding sequence ATGAAAGAAGACCTGGTCCGCCTGCTGCTGGTGGACGAAAACGCTGCAGTCCGGCGCGCTCTGGTGCTCCGCCTGTCACGGGCGCAGGATATCCAGATCATCGGCGCTACCGGCAGCTTTGAGGCGGCTATGACGACGCTGGTCGAACAGCATCCGGATGTATTGATTCTGGAAAGCAAGCGGCGTGATGGCGGTGCGCTCAAGTTCTGCCGCCAGGTGCTGGAAATGACCCTGCCGCCCCGGATCGTGATCCTGACCAGCTTTCCCAGCGAAGACGAACGACTGAGCTTTGCCCACCTGGGCATCAACCAGTATCTCCTCAAGGACATTGACACCGAGGAATTGATCCGCGTGGTGAGGCGGGAAGCGCAGCAAATCCGGCTGCGCTCGACCTGA
- a CDS encoding CPBP family intramembrane metalloprotease, with product MLNEPDTHDLNHRKNPSPAPHLTPRSPASTEPSPAPRPIHPDTLVRAAIALGAVMIIVAVIWVNGLRRENIWAALRLADLWLALPGMIAGTAFAVIVWRLGQRFRTTHQIVRLIEQTLDLSALRFRHVLLFSLLAALPEEMLFRGAVQTSLGLLAAAVIFGALHALTRLYFIYATGAGLLLGALYLLSGSLWLPVGAHFAIDLVMFLLLLQRQRHHPA from the coding sequence GTGCTGAACGAACCCGACACTCACGATCTCAACCATCGCAAGAACCCATCCCCGGCGCCGCATCTGACTCCGCGCTCACCGGCCTCCACCGAGCCATCCCCGGCCCCCAGGCCGATCCATCCTGATACCCTGGTGCGGGCAGCCATTGCACTGGGCGCGGTGATGATCATTGTCGCCGTTATCTGGGTCAACGGCCTGCGGCGGGAAAACATCTGGGCTGCCCTGCGGCTGGCCGACCTGTGGCTGGCCCTGCCGGGCATGATTGCCGGAACAGCTTTCGCCGTGATCGTCTGGCGTCTGGGGCAGCGCTTCCGCACCACCCACCAGATTGTGCGCCTGATCGAGCAGACCCTTGACCTTTCTGCGCTGCGCTTCCGGCACGTCCTGCTGTTCAGCCTGCTGGCCGCCCTCCCGGAGGAAATGCTGTTCCGGGGCGCAGTACAGACCAGTCTGGGCCTGCTGGCGGCGGCGGTGATCTTTGGCGCGTTGCACGCCCTGACCCGCCTGTACTTCATCTATGCCACCGGCGCCGGGCTATTGCTGGGGGCGTTATACTTGCTCAGCGGTTCGCTCTGGTTGCCCGTTGGCGCGCACTTCGCCATCGACCTGGTGATGTTCCTGCTCCTCCTGCAGCGCCAGCGGCATCATCCGGCCTGA
- a CDS encoding hydroxymethylglutaryl-CoA synthase, with translation MESGEHPLKNGATLLRPARAVGIAGYGAYVPRYRLPGREIARVWTGGMGGSPVREKAVPGLDEDVVTMSIEAARNALARAGIDPQQLRAVWVGSESHPYAVKPTSTIVAESIGAVPNVQAADWEFACKAGSEAIQASIGLVGSSMADYALAIGMDTAQGRPGDALEYTAAAGGAAYILGPAESALAVINATYSFVTDTPDFWRREGEMYPSHGDRFTGEPAYFKHVLSAGRTLMDALGKTAKDYDYVILHQPNVKFPQRAAGILGFGPEQYKPGLLSGEIGNTYSGSSLIGLAATLDIARPGDRILMVSYGSGAGSDAFDITVTERITEAVAKAPTVRDYINRRTEIDYALYARFRGKIRLE, from the coding sequence ATGGAATCGGGTGAACATCCTCTGAAGAATGGCGCGACCCTGTTGCGGCCAGCGCGGGCCGTTGGCATTGCTGGCTATGGCGCGTATGTGCCGCGCTACCGGCTGCCGGGCCGCGAGATCGCCCGTGTGTGGACGGGCGGGATGGGTGGCTCGCCGGTGCGGGAGAAAGCCGTGCCCGGCCTGGATGAAGATGTGGTGACCATGTCCATCGAAGCGGCGCGTAACGCACTGGCGCGGGCGGGTATTGATCCGCAGCAACTGCGCGCTGTGTGGGTCGGCTCGGAAAGCCACCCGTATGCTGTCAAGCCGACCAGTACGATTGTGGCGGAAAGCATCGGCGCCGTCCCCAATGTGCAAGCTGCCGACTGGGAATTTGCCTGCAAAGCCGGTTCCGAGGCGATCCAGGCGTCGATCGGGCTGGTTGGCAGCAGCATGGCAGACTATGCGCTGGCTATTGGCATGGACACGGCGCAGGGCCGCCCCGGCGACGCGCTGGAGTATACGGCGGCGGCGGGCGGTGCGGCCTACATCCTCGGCCCGGCGGAATCGGCGCTGGCGGTGATCAACGCCACTTACAGCTTCGTGACCGATACGCCCGATTTCTGGCGGCGCGAGGGCGAGATGTACCCCAGCCACGGTGACCGTTTTACCGGCGAGCCAGCCTACTTCAAGCATGTGCTGAGCGCGGGAAGAACGCTGATGGATGCGCTGGGCAAGACAGCCAAGGACTACGACTATGTCATCCTCCACCAGCCTAACGTGAAATTCCCCCAGCGAGCGGCGGGGATACTGGGCTTCGGCCCGGAGCAATACAAGCCTGGCCTGCTTTCCGGCGAGATCGGCAACACCTATTCCGGCAGCAGCCTGATCGGGCTGGCGGCCACGCTGGACATCGCCCGGCCCGGTGACCGTATTCTGATGGTCAGCTATGGCAGCGGCGCGGGGTCGGACGCCTTCGATATCACCGTCACGGAACGGATCACCGAAGCTGTGGCCAAAGCGCCCACCGTGCGGGACTACATCAACCGCCGGACGGAGATTGATTACGCGCTCTACGCTCGCTTCCGCGGCAAGATCCGCCTGGAGTAA
- a CDS encoding Zn-ribbon domain-containing OB-fold protein — MVQQAQQLPAAGVKQPFTSGGKGTVLSYTVVTDAPEGFEDQAPYTLALIKLDDGPTVLAQLTDLEGPVSIGMRVEMVTRKLRTDGRNGIIVYGYKFRPPLRG; from the coding sequence ATGGTGCAGCAAGCTCAACAGTTGCCAGCTGCCGGGGTCAAGCAGCCGTTTACTTCCGGCGGCAAAGGGACCGTGCTTAGCTATACGGTGGTGACCGACGCGCCGGAAGGCTTTGAGGATCAGGCGCCCTATACGCTGGCGCTGATCAAGCTGGATGACGGGCCGACTGTCCTCGCCCAGCTGACCGATCTCGAAGGGCCTGTCAGTATCGGGATGCGGGTTGAAATGGTGACCCGCAAGCTGCGCACTGATGGTCGCAACGGGATCATTGTCTACGGCTACAAATTCCGGCCTCCACTGCGCGGCTGA
- a CDS encoding polysaccharide deacetylase family protein, producing the protein MITNWLSRYRPLRPLRPVLLMALLIAVAALAGVLAVFWPASWLARTGSGLLALTPGAGVRSPAEVLAGDGGDGTLRRIAAPVLMYHYISVPPEDADAYRQDLSVTPENFRAQMAYLATAGYTPISLYDLNRALRWGTPLPTRPVVLTFDDGYRDFYENAFPVLRELGFTATVFVITGRLDEGDPAYLTWAQARELAAAGIDIESHTKDHPSLVGRDAEFLHYQIKGSLESIEAHLGRPAHLFCYPAGRWDETVLALLPEYDVWLAVVTEGGIEHTTDGVHLLRRVRISGDTDLETFAALLRWEWDRAAS; encoded by the coding sequence ATGATCACTAACTGGCTTTCCCGCTACAGGCCACTGCGACCGCTCAGGCCGGTGCTATTGATGGCATTGCTGATCGCGGTGGCGGCACTGGCAGGGGTGCTGGCGGTGTTCTGGCCAGCTTCTTGGCTGGCGCGGACGGGCAGCGGGTTGCTCGCCCTGACTCCTGGGGCAGGCGTTCGCTCGCCGGCAGAGGTGCTGGCCGGTGACGGAGGTGATGGCACCCTGCGCCGGATCGCCGCACCGGTGCTGATGTACCACTACATCAGTGTGCCCCCGGAAGACGCCGACGCCTATCGCCAGGACCTGTCGGTGACGCCGGAAAACTTCCGGGCGCAGATGGCGTACCTGGCCACTGCCGGTTATACGCCGATCAGCCTGTACGATTTGAATAGGGCGTTGCGCTGGGGTACGCCGTTGCCGACCCGCCCGGTTGTGCTGACTTTTGACGATGGCTACCGGGACTTCTATGAAAACGCCTTTCCGGTGCTGCGGGAATTGGGCTTTACCGCCACGGTGTTTGTCATCACAGGGCGGCTGGACGAAGGCGATCCGGCCTATCTCACCTGGGCGCAGGCGCGGGAACTGGCGGCGGCAGGGATTGACATCGAAAGCCACACCAAGGATCATCCCAGCCTGGTCGGACGGGACGCGGAATTCCTGCACTACCAGATCAAGGGCAGCCTGGAAAGCATCGAGGCGCATCTGGGACGGCCAGCACACCTGTTCTGTTATCCGGCTGGCCGCTGGGACGAAACGGTCCTCGCCCTCCTGCCGGAGTATGACGTATGGCTGGCGGTGGTGACCGAAGGCGGGATTGAACACACGACCGACGGTGTACACCTGCTGCGCCGGGTGCGTATCAGTGGTGACACCGATCTGGAAACGTTCGCGGCGCTGCTGCGTTGGGAATGGGATCGCGCAGCGTCATAG
- a CDS encoding GAF domain-containing protein, producing the protein MVVETDRDASLTRQQLRAIHKAALAITSELSLSRVLETITVTARELVNARYAALGVPGPHGRLEQFITDGITEEERRAMAHPPEGKGLLGYILQTQETIRLDNLHESPYSVGFIENHPWMVNFLGVPIVARGEVLGSLYLCDKQDGTLFTAGDEVLIETLASYAAVAIENARLYQQVRRLAVLEERERIGMDLHDGIIQSIYAVGLTLEHSALLLEDDPEAASHRLRYAIDALNQTIRDIRNYIMDLRPQRMKVHDLGESLRQLVHEFRANTLVEIKLKVEPGIEEVLDEGTSTALFHIAQEALANAAKHAAASELKVIVERLERDVRLQVCDDGVGFDPDQIDRLLGHGLANMTLRAQAVGGQLEVESRPMQGTTVRALFPFKREQILS; encoded by the coding sequence ATGGTTGTTGAGACGGACAGGGACGCTAGCCTGACCAGGCAACAGTTGCGCGCCATTCATAAGGCGGCACTGGCCATCACCAGCGAATTGTCGCTCTCGCGGGTGCTGGAAACGATCACCGTCACTGCCAGAGAACTGGTAAACGCCCGTTACGCGGCGCTGGGCGTTCCCGGCCCGCATGGCCGCCTGGAGCAGTTCATCACAGATGGCATCACGGAAGAAGAGCGCCGGGCCATGGCCCACCCGCCGGAAGGCAAGGGCTTGCTGGGTTACATCCTGCAAACGCAGGAGACCATCCGCCTGGATAACCTCCACGAGTCGCCTTACTCGGTGGGCTTCATCGAGAATCACCCCTGGATGGTGAACTTCCTGGGGGTGCCAATTGTGGCGCGGGGCGAGGTGCTGGGCAGCCTGTACCTGTGCGACAAACAGGATGGCACCCTGTTCACTGCTGGCGATGAGGTGTTGATCGAAACGCTGGCCTCCTATGCGGCGGTGGCGATTGAGAATGCCCGCCTGTACCAGCAGGTTCGCCGTCTGGCAGTACTGGAGGAGCGCGAGCGGATCGGGATGGACCTGCACGATGGCATTATCCAGTCGATCTATGCCGTTGGCCTGACCCTAGAGCACAGCGCTCTACTGCTGGAAGATGATCCGGAGGCTGCCTCTCACCGCCTGCGTTACGCGATTGACGCCCTCAACCAGACCATCCGCGATATCCGCAACTACATCATGGACCTGCGCCCACAACGCATGAAGGTGCATGACCTGGGCGAGAGCCTGCGCCAGCTGGTACACGAGTTTCGGGCCAATACACTGGTGGAAATCAAGCTCAAAGTGGAGCCGGGGATTGAGGAAGTCCTGGACGAGGGGACGAGCACGGCGCTCTTTCACATCGCTCAGGAAGCGCTGGCCAACGCCGCTAAACATGCAGCGGCCTCTGAGCTGAAGGTGATTGTGGAGCGGCTCGAACGCGACGTGCGCCTGCAGGTCTGTGATGATGGGGTGGGATTTGACCCGGATCAGATCGATCGACTACTGGGACATGGCCTGGCCAACATGACTCTGCGGGCGCAGGCAGTTGGCGGGCAACTGGAAGTGGAATCGCGGCCCATGCAGGGCACCACTGTCCGCGCCCTGTTCCCGTTCAAACGGGAGCAGATCCTCTCGTGA
- a CDS encoding hydroxymethylglutaryl-CoA reductase, degradative — translation MSDLQQRTSRLPGFFKRPLAERVALVSEWAGLDAAEQAILLGASGLGAPQADHMIENAVGVYALPLGIATNFLINGRDYLIPMAIEEPSVVAGVSYAARLIRDGGGFATSSDEPLMIGQIQVLDVPDVYVAAGQVIGIKEALLAEANCCDLTIVGLGGGARDIQVRPLLETPAGPMLIVHLIYDVRDAMGANTINTACERLAPLIEKATGGRVNLRILSNLADRRTATAECTIPAAALATETLTGADVVRGVFEAYAFAAADPYRAATHNKGVMNGMDAVCIATGNDWRALEAGAHAYATRGGRYTSLTEWWIDASGDLRGRLKLPVAVGTVGGATRVHPAAKVALKILGVKGSRELAEVLAAVGLAQNLAAIRALATTGIQAGHMRLHARQMAIAAGATGDLIGRVVEAMIAEGAIRLDRAQELVQELGQTL, via the coding sequence ATGTCCGATCTACAGCAACGCACTTCGCGCCTGCCGGGGTTCTTCAAGCGGCCGCTGGCCGAGCGTGTGGCGCTGGTCAGCGAATGGGCCGGGCTGGACGCTGCCGAACAGGCGATTCTGCTGGGCGCAAGCGGCCTGGGTGCTCCGCAGGCCGACCATATGATCGAGAATGCGGTCGGGGTCTACGCCCTGCCACTGGGGATTGCAACGAACTTCTTGATCAATGGGCGGGATTACCTGATCCCGATGGCCATTGAGGAGCCATCCGTGGTGGCCGGGGTGAGCTATGCCGCGCGCCTGATCCGCGATGGCGGCGGCTTTGCGACGAGCAGTGATGAACCGCTCATGATCGGCCAGATTCAGGTGCTGGACGTGCCGGATGTCTATGTGGCCGCCGGGCAGGTGATCGGCATCAAGGAGGCGCTGCTGGCGGAGGCCAACTGCTGCGATCTGACGATCGTCGGGCTGGGTGGGGGGGCGCGGGATATTCAGGTGCGCCCGCTGCTGGAAACGCCCGCCGGGCCGATGCTGATCGTGCATCTGATTTATGATGTGCGGGACGCGATGGGCGCCAACACGATCAACACCGCCTGCGAACGGCTGGCTCCGCTGATTGAGAAGGCTACCGGTGGGCGGGTGAACCTGCGTATCCTGAGCAATCTGGCTGATCGGCGCACGGCTACCGCGGAGTGCACCATCCCGGCGGCAGCGCTGGCGACTGAGACGCTGACCGGCGCAGATGTGGTCCGGGGTGTTTTTGAGGCGTATGCGTTTGCTGCCGCCGATCCCTACCGCGCTGCCACGCATAACAAGGGCGTGATGAACGGTATGGACGCGGTCTGCATCGCCACCGGCAACGACTGGCGTGCGTTGGAAGCCGGGGCGCATGCCTATGCCACACGCGGCGGGCGCTACACCAGCCTGACCGAATGGTGGATCGATGCAAGCGGCGATTTGCGCGGTCGGCTGAAGTTGCCGGTAGCGGTTGGCACGGTTGGCGGGGCAACACGAGTGCATCCCGCGGCGAAGGTGGCCCTGAAGATTCTGGGCGTGAAGGGTTCCCGTGAACTGGCCGAGGTGCTGGCGGCGGTGGGACTGGCCCAGAATCTGGCAGCGATCCGCGCCCTGGCGACCACCGGTATCCAGGCCGGGCACATGCGCTTACACGCCCGGCAGATGGCCATTGCCGCCGGCGCCACCGGCGACCTGATCGGGCGCGTGGTCGAGGCGATGATCGCCGAAGGCGCGATCCGGCTGGATCGTGCCCAGGAACTGGTGCAGGAACTGGGGCAAACGCTATGA
- a CDS encoding MFS transporter, translating into MNNGWTTWPDLRRNFSLMVLNGIAFRAIDTLVSPTLVLTVFLSQLTDNPVILGMPMALWSGGFMLSQLWVSGTIQRLPLVLPFYRAVSVFRLAIWAVLVVGTALFTDATVLIAVLFLFLLVYPLLWGMAGMAFFEVVGKTVPPRMRGLLYSWRLTLGGLLALAAGGLVNQALTPEFPLTFPRNFALLFGAAGFSTLVGVVSMQFVREPPAQVQAPARGGLRQRWQEIRTVWQGDRLFRHYVLGRIALLLAAGTAPLIIVYAQARFALSLNAAAIFLMADTITGLVTVAVSGWLSARIGDQRLAVLAAALGVAVFVLILGAGWVNPDSTLAFVWFLLVFVLLAAHNSASSISFTALTLNIPPEDRRPLYIGLSNTIFGLASYLSIGQGVLVSLIGYAGLFALAAVLAALGLWQVAVYLHDPTDRQLATGEHA; encoded by the coding sequence GTGAACAACGGCTGGACAACCTGGCCTGACCTGCGCCGTAACTTCTCCCTGATGGTTCTGAACGGCATTGCCTTCAGGGCTATCGATACGCTGGTCAGCCCGACCCTGGTGCTGACGGTTTTTCTCTCCCAGCTCACTGACAACCCGGTCATTCTGGGGATGCCGATGGCGCTGTGGAGCGGCGGGTTCATGCTCTCGCAGTTGTGGGTCAGCGGGACGATTCAGCGGCTGCCGCTTGTCCTGCCGTTCTACCGCGCGGTCAGCGTGTTCCGGCTGGCGATCTGGGCAGTGCTGGTGGTAGGCACGGCACTGTTCACAGATGCCACAGTTTTGATCGCTGTGCTGTTTCTTTTCCTGCTGGTTTACCCGCTGCTGTGGGGTATGGCGGGTATGGCTTTTTTTGAGGTGGTGGGCAAGACGGTCCCTCCACGCATGCGCGGCCTGCTTTATAGCTGGCGCCTGACGCTGGGCGGGTTGCTGGCGCTCGCTGCTGGCGGGCTGGTGAATCAGGCTCTGACTCCCGAATTTCCCCTGACCTTTCCGCGCAACTTTGCGCTACTGTTCGGCGCGGCGGGATTTTCCACGCTGGTGGGCGTGGTTTCCATGCAGTTTGTGCGGGAGCCGCCAGCGCAGGTTCAAGCGCCGGCAAGGGGCGGACTGCGGCAACGCTGGCAGGAAATCCGGACGGTCTGGCAGGGTGACCGGCTGTTCCGGCACTATGTGCTGGGACGGATCGCCCTGTTGCTGGCGGCGGGCACTGCGCCACTGATCATTGTCTATGCCCAGGCGCGTTTTGCCCTGTCGCTGAACGCGGCGGCGATCTTCCTGATGGCAGACACCATCACCGGGCTGGTGACGGTGGCGGTCAGCGGCTGGCTGAGCGCGCGCATCGGCGATCAGCGGCTGGCTGTGCTGGCTGCTGCCCTGGGCGTGGCGGTCTTCGTTCTGATTCTGGGGGCTGGCTGGGTCAACCCGGATAGCACTCTGGCGTTTGTCTGGTTCCTGCTGGTGTTTGTGCTGCTGGCGGCGCACAACAGCGCCAGTTCGATCAGCTTTACGGCGCTCACGTTGAACATCCCGCCGGAAGATCGGCGGCCCCTGTACATCGGCCTATCGAACACGATCTTTGGGCTGGCCTCGTACCTGAGCATCGGGCAGGGCGTGCTGGTCAGCCTGATTGGATACGCCGGCCTCTTCGCGCTGGCGGCGGTGCTGGCCGCGCTAGGTCTGTGGCAGGTGGCCGTCTACCTGCATGATCCCACCGATCGCCAGCTGGCGACCGGCGAGCACGCCTGA
- a CDS encoding glycosyltransferase family 4 protein translates to MRIGFVSTRLAGVDGVSLETEKMGTVLQRLGHETFYCAGELHESVLERGRLIPEMHFRHPEVQAIQDEAFSSPHPPRSLFNRLYELADQLRDELSHFVQQYGIDLLISQNSSTIPMNLSLGVAIHDLVARTRIPLLCHHHDFYWERERFMTHGIQDVLDTAFPPNLEPIEHLVISTVARRELRARTGIQATYLPNVFDFANPPAPLDEYSATFRQDIGLSPDDLLILQPTRVIRRKAIEKAIELVEKLADPRAVLVITGDTRDEPGGYGEWLAEQARRAGIRCLFVAEWVGDTRGTQHGHKVYSLWDVYPHADLVTYPSVIEGFGNALIEMVYFRKPFVVHTYPIYRADIRPTGIRAIEFNYDITPEVIAQVRDLLADPTRQAEIAEHNYAIGQRYFSYEVMEDTLRTVLKRFSA, encoded by the coding sequence ATGCGCATTGGATTCGTCTCAACAAGGCTGGCTGGCGTGGACGGTGTCAGCCTGGAAACTGAAAAGATGGGAACTGTTTTGCAACGGTTGGGCCACGAGACGTTCTATTGTGCCGGTGAGCTGCACGAGTCTGTCCTGGAACGTGGACGGCTGATCCCAGAAATGCACTTCCGCCATCCTGAGGTACAGGCCATTCAGGATGAGGCCTTCAGCTCCCCCCATCCACCTCGATCGCTGTTCAACCGACTCTATGAGCTGGCCGACCAGCTCAGGGATGAGTTAAGCCATTTCGTGCAGCAATACGGGATCGACCTGCTCATCTCCCAGAATAGCAGCACCATCCCCATGAACCTGTCGCTGGGCGTAGCCATTCACGATCTGGTAGCCCGGACGCGCATCCCCTTGCTCTGCCACCACCACGACTTTTACTGGGAACGTGAGCGCTTCATGACCCATGGCATTCAGGATGTGCTGGACACCGCTTTTCCACCCAATCTAGAGCCGATCGAGCATCTGGTGATCAGCACCGTTGCCCGCCGTGAACTGCGCGCGCGAACTGGCATCCAGGCGACCTACCTGCCCAATGTCTTCGACTTTGCCAATCCGCCCGCGCCACTGGATGAGTACAGCGCAACCTTCCGCCAGGACATCGGCCTCAGCCCGGACGACCTGCTCATCCTGCAACCCACGCGGGTGATCCGTCGCAAAGCCATTGAGAAAGCTATTGAGCTGGTGGAAAAACTGGCCGATCCACGCGCCGTACTGGTCATCACCGGCGACACCCGCGACGAACCGGGCGGCTATGGCGAATGGCTGGCCGAGCAGGCCCGCCGCGCCGGGATACGCTGCCTGTTCGTCGCCGAATGGGTGGGAGATACCCGGGGGACCCAGCACGGCCACAAGGTTTATAGCCTGTGGGATGTCTACCCGCACGCTGATCTGGTTACCTACCCCAGCGTGATCGAGGGCTTTGGCAACGCCCTGATCGAGATGGTGTATTTCCGCAAGCCGTTCGTCGTCCACACCTATCCGATCTACCGCGCCGATATCCGCCCGACCGGCATCCGCGCCATTGAGTTCAATTACGACATCACACCGGAAGTCATTGCCCAGGTGCGCGACCTGCTGGCCGACCCAACCCGGCAGGCAGAAATTGCTGAGCACAACTACGCTATCGGCCAACGCTACTTCTCCTACGAAGTGATGGAGGACACGCTGCGCACCGTGCTCAAGCGCTTCAGCGCCTAG